In the Aquimarina spinulae genome, TAATGGAAAAGGTAAGACCCCCGCTCCCGCTAGCGTCTCGCTAGTGGCGTCAAAGCTAGGGTATAAAAATATATAAATGATAAGAACCAGTTGCAGTGATGTAGCTGGTTTTTTATTTGGATTAAGATATTCTAGTTTCATTTTTTGAAACTGTACTATTGTATTTTGGCAAAATGAGCAGGAATTATAAATTTTATAATAGATCAGGTTTATACTTTATAAGTTTTGCTACAGTGTATTGGATCGATGTATTTATACGAGAACAATATTTATCTGTTTTGTCAGAAAGTATTACATATTGTAGATCAGAAAAAGGTATGGAGGTTTATGCGTATTGTTTTATGCCTAGTCATGTACATTTGGTATTTCGTTCTTCAAATGATGACCCTTCAGGATTGATTAGGGATTTTAAGGGATATACTTCAAAAAAGTTGTTAAAAGTAATAGAGAATAATCCTCAGGAAAGTAGGAAAGAATGGTTGTTATGGATGTTTGAGAAGGCTGGTAAAAAGAATGCTACTGTAAGCAGAATGCAATTTTGGCAGCAGCACAATAAACCTATAGAATTATGGAGTAATAAAGTGATTCAACAAAAAATAGATTATATTCACAATAATCCTGTCGAATCAGGTTTTGTAACCAATTCGGTAGATTGGAAATATAGTAGTGCTAGAAATTATCAGGATGACCATACAGTATTAGAGATTGATAGCGATGGATATCTATTTGGATTAACAAAACATTGACGCCACTAGCGAGACGCTAGCGGGAGCGGGGGATATACTTCAAAAAAGTTGTTAAAAGTAATAGAGAATAATCCTCAGGAAAGTAGGAAAGAATGGTTGTTATGGATGTTTGAGAAGGCTGGTAAAAAGAATGCTACTGTAAGCAGAATGCAATTTTGGCAGCAGCACAATAAACCTATAGAATTATGGAGTAATAAAGTGATTCAACAAAAAATAGATTATATTCACAATAATCCTGTCGAATCAGGTTTTGTAACCAATTCGGTAGATTGGAAATATAGTAGTGCTAGAAATTATCAGGATGACCATACAGTATTAGAGATTGATAGCGATGGATATCTATTTGGATTAACAAAACATTGACGCCACTAGCGAGACGCTAGCGGGAGCGGGGGAATAATAGAAAATTTGCTTAAAGAAAATGGTGCTAACAGTATAAGGGTAAGCTCTGGTATACAAGTGGATAAAGTTATAGTAAATGGATTAAATAGAAGAATAAAGAAAGGAACAGGTTATTTGGAATATGATATTCAAAGTGGATGGCGTGCGTGGGTTACAGGCAATAGATATATTTTAACTAAAACCCTAAAGTAAATGAAATCGAATTATTTGAAAGAAAGAATTAAACGTAATAATTTAGAAAAACATGCGGGGAATCATTTTGTAGATGAATCTTCAAAAATCATAAGTAGTTTAAGAAATGAAGGTAAAAAGGTGTTGCTAGGTATTCAAAAAAACGATAATTTGTATACTGTTTTAGGAGAAGAACATGTCTTTTATTCTTCATTAAACGGGAATAAAGGAAAAGTTGCACTAAGTGAGTTTTCAGATATTTTACATGATAATGCTTTGAAGAAAGGGAAGATTTTTGCTAGTTATAAATACATTACGATTGATAATGATAGAGTATGGCTAAAGAATAAATCAACAATGAAATCCCTTTGGAATACAATCTTATGGTTAGAAAAGCCTAGTAATCGAGATTATATCTATAAATGATGAAAGTGTAGATAAAAAACTTAAACTAAATAAATGCTAAGAACCGGTAATAAGTCAAATTGGTGCTTTTGAAAAAAAGTATTATAAAGTTTGATTATCAAATAAATTATATAAGTAAAAAAGAGTTGTAGAAATGCAGCTCTTTTTTTGATATTTTGTAATACAAAATATCAAAAAAATTAGAGGTTTAAGATGTAGGAGTATCTCATATAAAAGAAAAAAACCTAGTATAATCCTAACAGCAGATTGAAGGCACAAATCTGTGCTATTTTTGTAACTCCATAATCTTTTTATCAAAAATTGGTTTTTTTAAGAAATACCATTTTAACCTAAAACCAAATTCTACATACTCAAAACCTGCTGCTGTAGCCGAAGCGATATTACTATACTTGCCATATACGTCTGCTTTAAATCGTTCTGAAAACCGATATCCAAACTTTCCTTCTGCTCTAAAAGTAGATGAACCCGGATCGTCTTCTACAAATTGTCGACCCAAAGCTGCACTTGCATTATAAAACCACTTTTTTTGTGGATCACTTACCACTTCTGCAAATAGCTCTCCCAAATTAAATCGTGCAGGACTAAAATAAATTACAGGCACCTGATTCTTAAAAGAAAGATATTGATAATTAACCCCTACTTTTAGAACAGGTCGTTGTAGTACCGTATAGTATAAAGAGGTAAAAAGTAGATTTCGGCTATTATCATCGGTTTGAGAAGTATAAATATACTGGGTATACCATCCCAAATTAAAATTGGTTCCCAGGTTATAATTCAAAAAGTAATTATTCATTACAATCTCCCGGTTTAATAAATCTGCATTAAAATTTTGCAACTCTCTTTTATATCCAACATCTAAGTTTTGAAGTTTAAAAGGTTTTGTCTTTACTATCGCCTCGGCAACTAATTCTGTATATTCGGTTGTAAATCCATCGGCATTAGTGATCCCTATTTTGGATTGTAGAGCAACTCTTCCATTAAATTTATACACTCCCCCTAGCCAAAAATCATGAGACGTAGCTTCATTTTTGGTTACTGTATTTTTAGTAGTTCTATAATCGTATTGAATCTCTGATTTAAATTTAGCAGATAAAGGAATCTCGGTCTTTACGGTAATATTTACAGCTTCATTATCTCCATTGTCAAAAGTGAATGCCGTTTTTTCTTCTATAAAAGGCGTGTGTGATTTCTTTAACGTCTTTATTAACTTCTCTGCATCCTGTTGCTTTGGGTAATATTCTAATGTGTTAAAAGCATATGTATAGGATTTCATATCCTCTCCCACTGCTCTATACGCATTTGCTATTCCTAAATTACCATCAAAAGATCCTTGATTTTTTTTTAAAATCGCATCGTATTTTTGAAGACTGGTTTTAAAATTACTAGTATACATACCATGAGTAGCTTGTAAAGCCAGTACTCTCGAATTATCTGGATATAATTGTTGTAATTGATCTATATCTTCTTTTGCTGCAGTAAATTTTCTATTCCATAATAATGCTTGTATATATCGTTCTCGTGTAGCTAGATAAAGCTCTTTATCCTCTTTAATTTTTTTTACTTTATGCATTGCCATACCAGCTATAGTTAATGCTTTCTTCTCTTTATGTCTTTTATGAGCTACCAGAGCCAGGCCATTTAGTGATACAATACTATCCTTAGGGTTAACCGCCAAAGCAGTATATGCTTTTTCTGCATTATCTAAGTCATTGGTCATGAGATACAGGTTTGCTTTGTTTAACTGAGTA is a window encoding:
- a CDS encoding tetratricopeptide repeat protein is translated as MQEGFTYLETGKYDKAKSFFDTILKQYPDNKTARLCYGRAVGLLGDSQQAVSIFTGLKKEYPDDFEIKLNYAESLLWNSQFAKAETFYEKLIKEDSKSFPAVLGYANTLSNLKKYENALKMVNNALQLQEGNPNALLSRKYIRLGYANTIAQDKRYDEAIALLDQNLIDFPNDKDTQLNKANLYLMTNDLDNAEKAYTALAVNPKDSIVSLNGLALVAHKRHKEKKALTIAGMAMHKVKKIKEDKELYLATRERYIQALLWNRKFTAAKEDIDQLQQLYPDNSRVLALQATHGMYTSNFKTSLQKYDAILKKNQGSFDGNLGIANAYRAVGEDMKSYTYAFNTLEYYPKQQDAEKLIKTLKKSHTPFIEEKTAFTFDNGDNEAVNITVKTEIPLSAKFKSEIQYDYRTTKNTVTKNEATSHDFWLGGVYKFNGRVALQSKIGITNADGFTTEYTELVAEAIVKTKPFKLQNLDVGYKRELQNFNADLLNREIVMNNYFLNYNLGTNFNLGWYTQYIYTSQTDDNSRNLLFTSLYYTVLQRPVLKVGVNYQYLSFKNQVPVIYFSPARFNLGELFAEVVSDPQKKWFYNASAALGRQFVEDDPGSSTFRAEGKFGYRFSERFKADVYGKYSNIASATAAGFEYVEFGFRLKWYFLKKPIFDKKIMELQK
- a CDS encoding REP-associated tyrosine transposase; the encoded protein is MSRNYKFYNRSGLYFISFATVYWIDVFIREQYLSVLSESITYCRSEKGMEVYAYCFMPSHVHLVFRSSNDDPSGLIRDFKGYTSKKLLKVIENNPQESRKEWLLWMFEKAGKKNATVSRMQFWQQHNKPIELWSNKVIQQKIDYIHNNPVESGFVTNSVDWKYSSARNYQDDHTVLEIDSDGYLFGLTKH